DNA from Scheffersomyces stipitis CBS 6054 chromosome 1, whole genome shotgun sequence:
CAAAAGGACGGTTCAGCTGGGTTAGACGGTTGATGCAGGGCCAAAGCAGACAAGCCGTTGCACCCTCCGGATTGGGTGCCCCCAGAGGCAATATCTATGAACCACGAAGTAGCCGAGGACTTTCTGGAGGTTCTGTAGCTGTAGCTGGTGGGAGTAGAAAAAGCAGAagagcagcagcagcaatatCAATCAATGCTGGATCTCATTTAAACGAAGCGAACGAAAACGGTGAAGCTGATGATGACACGTACACTTACGACAGCGACATGCAGTCGTTTGCCACAGAAGGTAGAAGCAGTATTGGACAGAGAACGTCTGTTTCTGACAATATCAGTACTATACCATTGAAGCTGATAACTTCTGCACAATCTACTAAATCGCCTTCTATTCTTAGTGACGGAGTTCAAGACCAAAACTCAATAAACGCCTCGACAGCGGAGACATCCATAACGCCAAGTGTCCAAACAACAACGCATTTGTCCCCTTCCAACTATACCACCCATTTGGCTGTCGTGCCGAACGGACAGGAGAGAGACATTGAGTCTATTGTGACGTTGGCCAGTTCGACTCGCCGCATACGCAGAAGAAGTATTGACACCAACTGTAGCACTGCGGGGATTCCGCCAGCGTCCATCATGGAACGTCTCTCAGTCCAGCCCACGGCTGCAAACAGCACCTATGCTGTCAGCATCAAGACCAATGACAGAACCAGCCAGACAGAGCCTTCGCAGAGTAGCATGTACGACTTCACTGACCAGACCAGCTCTGTGCGGAGCGACTACGGTGCCGAGGTATCTGCATAGACAGAAGGGTAGACTTTTTCAAGGTGAATattcttccaagtttcATATACCATATTCATTCAAATCATATTTAATATTAATTGTTCGCAGCAATAGGTTTATATATTCAGGGTAGCAAAAAATAGAAAGTTAGTACTTTACGAAAAACACGAATCACAAAAATTAGACTAAGGTATATAATATGATATTAATTCGTATTAATATTGCATTATGTTGCGTCTTTATGTTTTAAATCATAgtaatattattattacgTTTGTTCGTATATCTTATTATGTTTTATTATATTATATTATATTATATTGAGTTCGTATTTAGTAGAACGTATTAGATGTACAAAAATACTATTTCTACACAATATTATATGCTCATAAGGGGCCATATATGGCATTGTATCGTATTATATCgtatatttatatatcGTATTTCCAATGCTATTCTCTCTTGCCAGTAGAAGATAGTGAATTATCTTCCCACATAATCATTTATGATGCCTCCCCTCCCCTTATCATCGCCTGCACATAGCGCCAGATTAATCCTGACAGAAATCAAAACAAACCTGCGAAAAAAGTCTCACTTCTTCGAGACAAGGAAGAATTCAAACAAACAATACCGCCattg
Protein-coding regions in this window:
- the WSC2 gene encoding cell wall integrity and stress response component 2; this translates as MSTTQQQEHQGVPDRRSAKGRFSWVRRLMQGQSRQAVAPSGLGAPRGNIYEPRSSRGLSGGSVAVAGGSRKSRRAAAAISINAGSHLNEANENGEADDDTYTYDSDMQSFATEGRSSIGQRTSVSDNISTIPLKSITSAQSTKSPSILSDGVQDQNSINASTAETSITPSVQTTTHLSPSNYTTHLAVVPNGQERDIESIVTLASSTRRIRRRSIDTNCSTAGIPPASIMERLSVQPTAANSTYAVSIKTNDRTSQTEPSQSSMYDFTDQTSSVRSDYGAEVSA